The Anopheles marshallii chromosome X, idAnoMarsDA_429_01, whole genome shotgun sequence genome includes a window with the following:
- the LOC128718559 gene encoding LOW QUALITY PROTEIN: uncharacterized protein LOC128718559 (The sequence of the model RefSeq protein was modified relative to this genomic sequence to represent the inferred CDS: deleted 1 base in 1 codon): protein MRQERTYTPVDPEVGYDEAVKRRQRHYKEKYFEKKFMAIIGITPPTSESLEDFDNLLRDEDLHRLEDLTEIWRIRDTRNAILEPKSLIYYARLQRVLVQMLQNTAKYRDYLQRFIIRFQAANEVPVAHGSGTVELDAPVHCAVRQLNATFLDWLLPRIDVNARNRSKQTALALLCVKYDQYMRRDIPATDYPSYVVDPLGTIRTLIITLLQAGALFNICSSHVKLPFELLLEHCKFDEQFSVECLRLARGALAICSINDREERVVGFYENNPNVIVNVELLEIFLHYKDRNNFATYMEKLFVDGTNVKKVIRLLLHTACEENLSDCVRSILDRGELAIFRKIYRNPVQAENNEAEDFNARWLEWLETELVQDPPELEHRVELKGLLKKVCLMGDLSLLHRFLAMISDPILLNEDPLLVHTLSKAHGSKCPAERVALLGLAADLMQRKNIDIFKKDSSGNTSLHLAIKYRFDSVSQFLLRQQHSCFGMRNKDNLTPLDYGTYDFWVNYLNTCIDADVNRSVPDRDEIRFDLNGFYSPPHTHHTPPILQYRREHLTGQLKPRNSTVVPNEMTALQHIANSKKLKHLLLHPVLNTFIMVKWTRLGQWNFLNLLLTALTALSFVVYSLTACSADGPSTVWLLSCICGLALMWTRELLQLLFLGRAYISFENALVMVNAVSMVVVLAQGCTTLTPFVIVSLSIQLTFLMVLTYTTKFAMTMFMFRTVLINFLKSFGCLSPVIGGFMVAFYVMYTRSPAEHAQDDFHSFTTIPHVFVKTLAMFFGEFDASSIKFDGAKIWLFVLFLLIVAAVSSNLINAVMISDIVAIWRESELISISKKVMLLEQYERGVANLYPAWLKRCFPKPFFAEYQCRIHIKTKEHNKIMVHVKPPTQTNSANGAKVREMPIVKFPWHRMCNIPGVHVFRESLRAYAPESVVDEALSIIEKEQASKSSVESSKTKMD, encoded by the exons ATGCGCCAGGAACGTACGTACACGCCGGTAGATCCTGAAGTGGGCTATGATGAAGCCGTAAAACGAAGGCAGCGTCATTATAAGGAG AAGTATTTTGAAAAGAAGTTCATGGCGATCATTGGTATCACACCACCGACTAGTGAGAGTTTGGAAGACTTCGACAATCTGCTGCGAGATGAAGATTTGCACCGGCTTGAAGATTTAACAGAGATATGGAGGATAAGGGATACGAGAAATGCGATACTGGAACCGAAAAGCTTAATTTACTACGCACGTCTTCAACGGGTGTTGGTGCAGATGCTGCAGAACACTGCAAAGTATCGAGACTACTTGCAGCGGTTCATCATCCGGTTCCAGGCGGCGAATGAGGTACCCGTAGCGCACGGTTCG GGCACCGTGGAACTGGACGCCCCGGTACATTGTGCCGTCCGTCAGCTGAATGCAACATTTCTCGACTGGCTGCTTCCCAGGATAGATGTGAATGCGCGCAACCGCAGCAAGCAGACCGCGCTTGCGCTGCTTTGCGTAAAATACGACCAGTACATGCGACGGGACATCCCAGCGACTGATTACCCTTCGTACGTCGTAGATCCATTGGGCACGATACGGACCCTCATCATAACGCTGCTGCAGGCAGGAGCGCTCTTTAACATCTGTAGCTCGCATGTGAAGCTGCCGTtcgaactgctgctggagcatTGCAAATTCGATGAACAATTCTCCGTAGAGTGCCTGAGGCTGGCGCGCGGTGCACTGGCCATCTGCAGTATCAACGATCGCGAGGAGCGTGTGGTTGGTTTCTACGAGAACAATCCCAATGTCATTGTCAACGTTGAGCTGCTGGAAATCTTTTTGCACTACAAAGATCGCAACAACTTTGCCACCTACATGGAAAAACTCTTCGTAGACGGCACGAACGTAAAGAAAGTGATACGTCTGCTGTTGCATACGGCTTGTGAAGAGAATTTATCCGACTGCGTGCGATCGATTCTCGATCGTGGTGAGCTGGCCATTTTCAGGAAGATCTACCGCAATCCCGTACAGGCTGAGAATAATGAGGCAGAGGATTTCAATGCCAGATGGTTGGAATGGTTGGAGACAGAGCTGGTGCAGGATCCGCCCGAACTGGAGCATCGCGTGGAGCTGAAAGGTTTGCTAAAGAAGGTCTGCCTGATGGGGGATCTTTCCCTGTTGCATCGCTTCTTGGCCATGATATCCGACCCCATCCTGCTGAACGAGGATCCGCTGCTGGTGCACACGCTCAGCAAAGCGCACGGTTCCAAGTGCCCCGCAGAGCGGGTTGCCCTGCTCGGGTTAGCAGCGGACCTCATGCAGCGGAAAAACATCGACATTTTCAAGAAGGACAGCTCCGGCAACACATCGTTACACCTAGCGATCAAGTACAGGTTCGATTCGGTGTCACAGTTTCTATTACGCCAGCAGCATTCCTGCTTCGGTATGCGCAACAAAGACAACCTAACGCCACTCGACTATGGGACGTACGACTTCTGGGTGAACTATTTGAACACGTGTATCGATGCTGATGTGAACCGCTCGGTGCCGGATCGCGACGAGATACGGTTCGACCTGAACGGGTTTTATTcgccaccgcacacacaccacaccccTCCCATCCTCCAATACAGACGAGAGCACCTTACTGGACAGCTG AAGCCCCGAAACTCCACAGTCGTCCCCAACGAAATGACGGCCCTGCAGCATATTGCCAATTCAAAGAAGCTGAAGCATTTGCTCCTGCATCCTGTCCTAAATACATTCATTATGGTGAAGTGGACGCGCTTAGGCCAATGGAACTTCCTGAACCTGCTGCTCACTGCCCTAACGGCCCTGTCCTTTGTCGTTTACTCACTCACCGCTTGTTCGGCCGACGGTCCGAGCACCGTGTGGTTGCTGTCCTGCATCTGCGGTCTGGCGCTTATGTGGACACGGGAGCTTCTACAGCTGCTGTTTCTGGGCCGGGCATACATTTCATTCGAGAATGCGTTGGTTATGGTGAACGCGGTATCGATGGTTGTGGTGCTGGCACAAGGTTGCACCACACTGACGCCGTTTGTAATCGTCAGCCTTTCCATACAGCTCACCTTTCTGATGGTATTGACTTATACAACCAAATTCGCTATGACTATGTTCATGTTCAGGACGGTTTTGATCAATTTTCTCAAAAGCTTCGGCTGCCTTTCACCAGTCATCGGTGGGTTCATGGTGGCGTTCTACGTCATGTACACCAGGTCACCAGCAGAGCACGCGCAGGATGACTTCCATAGCTTTACCACGATCCCGCACGTCTTCGTGAAGACGCTGGCGATGTTCTTCGGCGAGTTTGATGCGTCGTCAATAAAATTTGACGGTGCAAAGATTTGGCTGTTCGTACTGTTTCTGCTGATCGTAGCGGCGGTTAGCTCCAACTTGATCAACGCAGTCATGATTAGTGATATTGTCGCCATCTGGCGGGAATCGGAGTTGATTAGCATCAGCAAGAAGGTGATGCTGCTCGAGCAGTACGAACGAGGCGTCGCGAATCTGTACCCGGCCTGGCTGAAGCGCTGCTTTCCGAAGCCTTTCTTCGCCGAGTATCAGTGCCGCATACACATTAAGACGAaggaacacaacaaaataatgGTGCACGTCAAACCACCAACGCAGACGAACAGTGCCAACGGTGCGAAGGTTCGCGAAATGCCAATCGTTAAGTTCCCGTGGCACAGGATGTGTAACATTCCCGGGGTTCATGTTTTTCGTGAATCACTGCGCGCGTATGCGCCCGAATCGGTAGTGGACGAAGCGTTAAGCATCATCGAAAAGGAACAGGCGAGTAAATCCAGCGTTGAatcgagcaaaacaaagatgGATTGA